One part of the Sorangiineae bacterium MSr11954 genome encodes these proteins:
- a CDS encoding DUF1501 domain-containing protein encodes MNKSSRRSFLKALAGSGVAALASTPLVHALAAPGGDAKTSDEFFLLLHALGGWDVTLSLDPRWDEVGLIDPATTANTNTLGIRLWENDTKKLSDGGYSFQPIRPKDTPFVFGPAIGSLADLDLVSRLCVVNGLATNTVSHPDGQTYAVTGRHLNGGRPNQSSIDVCCANEFGTEQLLPVVSVEYPSYLLGSELSSKARPLRISKVGTMALSLSRATAFDTQAERNNVNAVLTEEAAELAEISNDPSALQSLATQYSALDRVLSDTRLQNVFSEKALVDGHKEFNFPALRHQYKAATNAAFAIEAFANNMARCVSFAFNGFDTHANNYAYQAATQQETFDILAALIRKLDTLPHPTRTGAKLSQHTHILVTSDFCRTPAINIARGRDHHPNGSALVISPKFKGKKVFGSTDVPQLLPRPIKAGTFMDGERAVAPPDLLATFVSAFGVNPQKYFREGEVIKELLAT; translated from the coding sequence ATGAACAAATCGAGCCGCCGCAGTTTTCTCAAGGCCCTCGCCGGATCCGGCGTCGCCGCCCTGGCGAGCACGCCCCTCGTCCACGCCCTGGCCGCGCCCGGCGGAGACGCCAAGACGAGCGACGAGTTCTTCCTCCTCCTTCACGCGCTCGGAGGGTGGGACGTGACCTTGAGCCTCGACCCGCGCTGGGACGAGGTGGGGCTCATCGATCCGGCCACCACGGCCAACACGAACACCCTCGGCATTCGCCTCTGGGAGAACGATACGAAGAAGCTCTCGGACGGGGGTTACTCGTTCCAGCCGATCCGCCCCAAAGACACGCCCTTCGTCTTCGGGCCCGCCATCGGGAGCCTCGCCGACCTCGATCTGGTATCGCGCCTGTGCGTGGTGAACGGCCTCGCCACCAACACCGTGAGCCACCCCGACGGCCAGACGTACGCGGTGACCGGCCGCCACTTGAACGGCGGGAGGCCCAATCAGTCGAGCATCGACGTGTGCTGCGCCAACGAGTTCGGCACCGAGCAGCTCCTGCCGGTGGTGAGCGTGGAATATCCCTCGTACCTGCTCGGCTCGGAGCTGAGCTCCAAGGCGCGCCCTTTGCGCATCTCCAAAGTCGGCACCATGGCCCTCTCTTTGTCGCGCGCCACCGCCTTCGATACGCAGGCGGAGCGCAACAACGTGAACGCCGTGCTCACGGAGGAGGCGGCGGAGCTGGCCGAAATCTCCAACGACCCCAGCGCGCTCCAGAGCCTCGCCACGCAATATTCGGCGTTGGATCGGGTCTTGAGCGATACCCGGCTGCAAAACGTCTTTAGTGAGAAGGCGCTGGTGGACGGCCACAAGGAGTTCAACTTTCCCGCGCTGCGGCATCAATACAAAGCGGCCACCAACGCGGCGTTCGCGATCGAGGCCTTCGCCAACAACATGGCGCGGTGCGTGAGCTTCGCCTTCAATGGATTCGATACGCACGCCAACAATTATGCGTACCAAGCGGCCACGCAGCAGGAGACCTTCGACATTCTGGCGGCCTTGATCCGGAAGCTCGATACGCTCCCCCACCCGACCCGCACGGGGGCCAAGCTCAGCCAGCATACGCATATTTTGGTGACCAGCGATTTTTGCCGGACTCCGGCCATCAATATCGCGCGCGGGCGCGATCATCATCCCAATGGATCGGCGTTGGTGATTTCACCCAAGTTCAAAGGGAAAAAGGTCTTTGGATCGACCGACGTCCCCCAACTGCTTCCGCGCCCCATCAAAGCCGGAACGTTCATGGATGGCGAGCGGGCGGTGGCGCCGCCCGATTTGCTCGCGACCTTCGTCTCGGCCTTCGGGGTCAATCCGCAGAAGTACTTCCGCGAAGGGGAAGTCATCAAGGAGCTGCTCGCGACATGA
- a CDS encoding cytochrome c: protein MKRSTAAGLIALLASMGLGCSSSDESLPPGELTLGPVVWNPSNIAVGQVQAVAEYDKTVAVFGASGVSTFTSGALVGSDASVTSWRSAAVIPSASGLGTWIVGIDGKGRMKRVLGHEGIEDVSDRFGLTSEAVSSLAGSTGATGFLTERGIATSDGTTVTHYPSSELHAVAAGAGRVAVAVAGGVRIFDPSAKGRETDVALPDARFVAFDAAGALFSATPRGLYKLEGGEMRVVYDAGARAIRALAAAGPHVWFAVDRDLGMVRDGRVFITSAPPSLGDDLRLAGSPDGDVWVVTGGQLFRYEARFGGASGDEAIWTDTVQPAYARVCSNCHSAPGSGKASSNVDLSTYALWNARRAAIRERVITQAGTPGAMPPSGYTLTEEEKAAIDAWTKR from the coding sequence ATGAAACGATCCACGGCTGCAGGTTTGATTGCGCTTCTTGCGTCGATGGGGCTGGGGTGCAGCTCCAGCGACGAGTCCCTCCCGCCGGGCGAGCTGACCCTCGGCCCCGTGGTCTGGAACCCCTCGAACATCGCGGTGGGGCAGGTGCAGGCGGTGGCGGAGTACGATAAAACGGTGGCGGTCTTCGGCGCCTCCGGGGTGAGCACCTTTACCAGCGGCGCGCTGGTGGGCAGCGACGCGAGCGTGACGTCCTGGCGCTCGGCGGCGGTGATCCCGTCGGCGTCGGGGCTGGGGACGTGGATCGTGGGCATCGACGGCAAGGGGCGCATGAAGCGCGTGCTCGGTCACGAAGGGATCGAGGACGTCTCCGATCGCTTCGGCCTGACATCCGAGGCCGTGTCGTCGCTCGCGGGGAGCACGGGGGCGACCGGGTTTCTCACCGAGCGCGGCATCGCCACCAGCGACGGTACCACGGTGACGCATTACCCGTCGTCCGAGCTTCACGCGGTGGCCGCGGGGGCAGGGCGGGTGGCGGTGGCGGTGGCGGGCGGCGTCCGGATCTTCGATCCCTCCGCGAAAGGAAGAGAGACCGACGTGGCGCTCCCCGACGCGCGCTTCGTCGCGTTCGACGCCGCTGGAGCGCTCTTTTCCGCCACCCCGCGGGGCCTCTACAAGTTGGAAGGTGGGGAGATGCGCGTGGTCTACGACGCCGGCGCGCGCGCCATCCGTGCGCTGGCGGCAGCGGGGCCGCACGTGTGGTTCGCCGTCGATCGCGATCTCGGGATGGTGCGGGACGGGCGGGTGTTCATCACCTCGGCGCCGCCGTCGCTGGGGGACGATCTGCGGCTCGCCGGCTCGCCCGACGGTGATGTCTGGGTGGTCACGGGCGGGCAGCTGTTTCGTTACGAGGCGCGCTTTGGGGGCGCCAGCGGGGATGAGGCCATCTGGACGGACACGGTGCAGCCCGCTTACGCGCGCGTCTGCAGCAACTGCCACAGCGCGCCGGGGAGCGGAAAAGCTTCATCCAATGTGGATCTCTCGACCTACGCGTTGTGGAACGCACGTCGCGCAGCCATCCGAGAGCGGGTGATAACGCAAGCGGGCACCCCCGGCGCGATGCCGCCATCGGGCTACACCTTGACCGAGGAAGAGAAGGCGGCCATCGACGCGTGGACCAAGCGCTGA
- a CDS encoding sigma 54-interacting transcriptional regulator produces the protein MPIEEGASTVLQSRPRGGFNATATFRLRVVEGPDAGREFVLDGTQPSRVLIGTSPACAFRLSDRQISRRHASIDVVPEGLRLTDLGSTNGTWANGLCVFDVRLHGGELVRLGDNVLRVEVVAMPAEHPTTLAMRFGRLVGASPEMRRLYPLCERLAATDVPVVIEGETGTGKELLAESIHEESAREKGPFVVFDCTTVAANLLESTLFGHERGAFTGAVAARRGVFEQAHGGTLLIDEIGDLDASLQSKLLRAIERNEVQRVGGEKFVRVDVRVMAATRRDLDKEVQAGRFRDDLFYRLAVARIELPPLRERRGDVQVLGRYFWEQLGGTDKPIPEDLLRRFEEYGWPGNVRELHNAIARRLALGDLAAMERSRALDPAPSQAPGADVIKETLAMDLPFPAARQRVMNAFERGYVERVLAKHGGNVVRAAAASGIARRYFYVIKSRQRPGGQENE, from the coding sequence ATGCCCATCGAGGAGGGCGCGTCCACCGTTCTTCAATCGCGGCCCCGCGGCGGGTTCAACGCGACGGCCACGTTCCGTTTGCGCGTCGTCGAGGGGCCGGACGCGGGCCGGGAGTTCGTGCTGGACGGGACGCAGCCCTCGCGCGTCCTCATCGGCACGAGCCCCGCGTGCGCGTTTCGTCTGAGCGATCGCCAGATTTCACGCCGGCACGCGTCGATTGACGTGGTGCCGGAGGGCCTGCGCCTCACGGATCTGGGCTCCACCAACGGCACGTGGGCCAATGGGCTGTGCGTCTTCGACGTGCGGCTGCACGGCGGGGAGCTGGTGCGCCTGGGCGACAACGTGCTGCGGGTGGAGGTGGTGGCCATGCCGGCCGAGCACCCCACCACCTTGGCGATGCGGTTCGGGCGCCTGGTCGGGGCCAGCCCCGAGATGCGAAGGCTCTATCCTCTGTGCGAGCGGCTGGCGGCCACCGACGTGCCGGTGGTCATCGAGGGCGAGACGGGGACGGGCAAGGAGCTGCTCGCCGAGTCGATCCACGAGGAGAGCGCGCGCGAGAAGGGGCCGTTCGTGGTCTTCGACTGCACCACGGTGGCCGCGAACCTGCTCGAGTCGACCTTGTTCGGTCACGAGCGCGGCGCGTTCACCGGCGCCGTCGCCGCGCGGCGCGGGGTGTTCGAGCAGGCGCACGGCGGCACCTTGCTCATCGACGAGATCGGCGATCTGGACGCGTCGTTGCAGTCCAAGCTGCTGCGCGCCATCGAGCGCAACGAGGTGCAGCGGGTCGGCGGGGAGAAGTTCGTGCGCGTGGACGTGCGCGTGATGGCCGCCACCCGGCGCGATCTCGACAAAGAGGTGCAGGCGGGGCGCTTCCGGGACGACCTCTTCTACCGTCTGGCGGTGGCGCGCATCGAGCTGCCGCCGCTGCGCGAGCGGCGCGGCGACGTGCAGGTGCTGGGGCGCTACTTCTGGGAGCAGCTCGGCGGCACGGACAAGCCGATCCCGGAGGATTTGCTGCGGCGCTTCGAGGAGTACGGCTGGCCGGGCAATGTGCGCGAGCTGCACAACGCCATCGCGCGGCGGCTCGCGCTCGGTGACCTGGCGGCGATGGAGCGCTCGCGCGCGCTGGACCCGGCGCCGTCCCAGGCGCCGGGCGCGGACGTGATCAAAGAGACGTTGGCGATGGATCTTCCATTTCCCGCTGCGCGGCAGCGCGTCATGAACGCGTTCGAGCGGGGGTATGTGGAGCGCGTGCTGGCCAAGCACGGCGGCAACGTGGTGCGCGCGGCGGCCGCGTCGGGCATCGCGCGCCGGTATTTCTACGTCATCAAGTCGCGCCAGCGTCCGGGCGGGCAAGAGAACGAGTGA